The genomic segment AGGAAGACGTCTTTGCTTAGCTAAAGGACATACATCACATGGAGCAGCAGAACAATGTTTAGGAAACTGACACTTTAACTGATCCTTCAGTTTCTCGAGCCGCTTGAAGGAAATGTGTCCAAGTCGATGGTGCCATAAGGTTGCAGATACGTGGTTGATAAAAGTCACTGATGGAGGCATGAAGCTTGAATTATCCAGGACGTATAAGCCTCCAACTTTATTACCCTTGCCAATCATCTTCTTGGTGTATGTCTCCTGAATTGAGACATGATCTTGGTGAAAGGTAACCGTAAAATCAATCCCTTCTTGTTGGTTATAGCCCTTGGCTACCAACCGAGCTTTGTAGCGTTCCACGGATCCATCAGCCCTCAGTTTTACCTTATAAACCCATTTCGAACCGATAGAATGTTTACCAGCTGGTAAAGGAACAACCGACCAAGTGTTATTCTGCTCCATGGCCTGCAATTCAAGTCGCATAGCCTCTCGCCATTCTGGATATTTGATTGCTTGATGAAAAAATTGTGGTTCAAAATGAGAGGATATGTTTAAGGCAAAGGCTTTGTAAGGAGGGGATAAAGAATCATAGGATAAGACCTTGGATATAGGGTATCGAATATGGTGTGAAACATCAGGGGCTGAGGTCAAATTTGATAAAAGGTTGCAGTGATAATCTTGAAGATAGACAGGGTGTCGATGGGGACGAGATGATCTGCGAGGTGTTGGATGTTGAGAGCCAGAAACGAAAGACGATGGGTTAGATGTAGATATAGAAGTTTCTGGACATGTGGGAATAAATGGTTTCGGTAGAACTAAATCCGAAAAACAATCAGGAATGGACTCCAATTGATGAATTGAATGAAAAGGAAAAGTTTGTTCATGGAAAATGGCATCTCTTGACACAAATATTTTCTTGGACTCAATGTCGTAGAGTTTGTACCCTTTTACTCCAGGAGGATAACCAAGAAATATACAGGGACGTGCACGAGGATGAAATTTTGAGCGGTTGTGAACCAAAGTCGATGCAAAAACCAAGCATCCAAATACTTTGAACTGAGAGTAATCAACAGTGGATGAGTAGAGAAGTTCATAGGGAGCTTTGTGGCCAAGTAAAGGGGAAGGAGAGCGATTAATAATGTAGTACGCAGTGAGTAAGCAATCAGTCCAGAAATGAAGAGGAACACGAGACTGGAAATAAAGCGCACGAGCCACATTTAATAAATGCTGATGCTTTCTTTCAACCACAGCATTTTGTTGAGGTCGATCTACACACGAAAATTGATGGATGACGCCTTTTTCGTGGAAAAATTCAGAGAACTTTAACTCGGGAGCATTATCTGTCAAAAACAAGTTAGGCTTCATTGATGGTTCGATATCTAAGCCTAATGCATCGAATGTTCCTCTTCTGAATGCCTGGATTAGAAACAATAATGTGGTTATTTCTTGGATCCTCAATTCAGTTACCAAGGAAATCTCGGCCAGCATCATGTTTTCTGAATCCGCACATGATATTTGGATCGATCTTAAAGAAAGATTTCAACAAAGCAATGGCCCTCGCCTCTTCCAATTGCGACGAGAATTGACTAATCTTACTCAAGGGCAGAATTCAGTGAGCATTTTTTTTACAAAGTTGAAAACATTATGGGATGAATTAAGTAATTTTCGTCCGATTTGCACATGTGGTCTATGCTCTTGTGGGGGTACTAAAGAACTTCATGATTTCTATCATTCTGAATATGTGATGACATTTCTATTGGGTCTTAATGACACCTATACTCAAATCAGGGGTCAGATCCTCCTACTAGATCCTTTACCCCCTATTAATAAGGTATTTTCTTTGATTCTTCAAGAAGAACGTCAACGCACAATCGCTACCTCTAGTGTTGTCCCACTTGACATACCCAATAATCTGGCTCTTGCTGTCAAAAATCACACTACCAAACAGAGTAATCATCACATTGAGGATCTGAACAGGTTGAAGTATAGGAAGAAAGAAAGGCCATATTGCACCCACTGTCAGATCCATGGACATACCGTCGACACATGCTTCAAAATTCATGGTTATCCCCCAGGGTATAAATCAACACCAAAGTATCGACCTGACCCCATCCCACCAACTCATAGTGCTAAGGTCAATCAAGTGGCTCAACATTCTTTGCATACCACCACTGCAACTTCTccaaatttttttcattcacTCACGCCTGAGCAATACCAACAGCTGATGAATATGTTTTCTACACATCTAACTACTATTGTTGATCCACCATCAAAGCTAGATGTGGCCTCTTCATCTACAATAACAGGTACTTGTCTTTCTGCCCCTTTAGCATCAAATATGCTACATTCTAAGGTCTGGGTTCTAGACTCTGGGGCATCCAGTCACATATGTAATTCATACGAGGCATTTCTGGAGCTGAAGCCACTAGACGGTTCTACAGTAACATTGCCAAACCATACCATCATTTCTGTACAATCATATGGTGACATTCATTTGAGCTCCCATATTACCCTGCGGAACGCTCTTTACATTCCAGATTTTAAATTCAACTTACTGTCTATAAGTGCTCTCACACTTGATTCAAACTTTCTGGGACTTGAAATTGCCCGTTCTTCGAGTGGTTTAGTCATCTCTCAACGTCAATATACTCTGCAATTACTTGAGGATACTGGTTACTTGGGAAGCAAATCTGTCCAAGTTCCCATGGAGCCTAAGAATCCCCTCAACTCCTTTGATGGTGATCCACTGCCTGATATAACGCAATATCGTCGTCTAGTTGGTCGCCTTCTATACCTCACTTTGTCACGCCCCGACATCACTTATGCAGTTCATAAGTTGAGTCAATTCGTGTCTCAACCCAGATCGCCCCATCTACAGGCTGTTCACCACTTATTGAGATACCTCAAAGGTACTCCTGGTCAAGGACTTTATTTCTCCTCAGCATCCTCCTTGCAGTTAAAGGCATTTTCTGATGCAGATTGGGGTTCTTGTATGGACTCCCGTAAATCAACAACGGGATTTTGTGTCTTCTTAGGTGAATCTCTCATCTCATGGAAAGCAAAACGTCAAGCTACCGTTTCTCGCTCCTCTGCTGAAGCCGAGTACCGTGCTTTAGCTTCTACAGCCAGTGAACTCGTTTGGCTACGAGCTTTACTAAAAGATCTTTCTTTTGATTCTGTCCAACCTTCAACCATCTATTGTGATAATCTGGCAGCAGTACATATCGCATCAAATCCTATCTTCCATGAAAGAACGAAACACATCGAAATTGATTGTCATTTTGTTCGAAATAAACTCAGTGATGGAACTCTGAAGCTACTCCCAATTCGATCGCAACAACAACTTGCTGACATGTTCACCAAACCGTTGCCTTCTTCTGCATTACTTCCAATGTTGTCCAAGTTggctgttaaaaatatttaccaaccaacttgagggggagttttaagtttatatatttcatattttccAACCTGTAAATAGGAGTAGGTAGAATTGTATAAAAACAAGTTTCTTCCCTCTTTCTCTGAATGACGAAATAGAAGAATGAATTTTCTCTCTGTTGACTTCTAATAGTATAGGAGAAAACTGaagtaattgagaaggaatGTAAAAAGGTCAGCCCTTGATAATGTACAAGATTACAGAGAAAGATTCTTTGTAAATACAGGACATGTGTGACTATAATAATAACTCCATTCCATCTGATTTAAACATAGTGTGTGAGAGAATGAGCAGAAACCAGCTGAGCTTCCATGCTTCTACCTACACCGAAAAGCTACAAGCTGGCCCTCCAAAAACCCCTTaacaagaaatatatttttcacaaaaagaGAAACGTCAAAATTCATCACACGCTCCATATAGTGAGAAGGAGGGTTCTTTCCTAAAAGAGTGGAGAAACTCCGGGGAAGTGAATTTATAAATTGCCTTCCCTCTGGCAATTGTCCACTGCAAAAACTGAGAAAGAGAAGTGAAAAAGATCAGGCCTGATTTGCCAAGTCTTTTGCGTTGATGAAGGTACCGTGAAACCCATATGGAACTCTTGATGGAAGTTTAACTGAGGCCTCCAATTTCAGTGTCATCGCATTGATTATCTGCAGCTTTGATCTCCCGGCCTTCTCGTCGTGCACGAAGGCCAGGATATAGCCATCATCTTCTGCTTCAGAATTGGGATCTGTGGGAAGAAAAAGAGGCTCGCCGCCGAATTTTTCGTCCCcgtaaatgaattttttgacTTCCCCGGTGAAGAAGTCTACTTTAGCAAACCCGGAAACCTTAGGCCATGGCTCTGCAATGGCTAGATACGCGTAACGGGTTTTCCTTCCGAGCTTGTTTCTGTTCACCATTCCTGCTTCTAGATTCACCTGATCTTCTTCTGACATGATGGGCCTCCTTGTTGATTGGCCAGTCTTCAAATTGAGCCGGATTTCGGATAAAACACTCTGTAATTTCTCGTCACATTCGTTGAAAATGGAGTCAGCGGGAGTCATACAGGACCCGATTATGACGATTTCGTCTGTTTCAGGCTCTTCCCATGCATTCCAGAGATGGAAGCAGAAGCAATCAGGCACTTCCACCCACTTCATCTTGGAAGAATCTTTCGCATACTTATCTAATACACCGAACCTGGAAACTTTGTCCTTGTCATACACCACCGGAGAACCCCCTCTGATCATTTCGGACATCTTGAACACCACTTGCTGATCCGGCACGATCACGAAATTCTCAGTGATTGCAAAATCATGCATCATTGTCGGTCCAGAAACCGGGATTTCAACATCCTCTGATTTCTCGCCGTCTTTTGAAAACCTGAAGTACTTCAAATACGGCTTCTGAATCACATCATAGCTCAGACCAAACATCTCACCAGAAACAGGGTCGAGCTTGGGGTGAGCAATCATGGTGGACTTCAGCTGACCATCGAAATCGTATCTTTCCACAGTTTTGAGGTCACCGTCTGAAGTCACGTGCACATGATAGGGCAAATCATCTTCAGACATGGCCAATAAACGGTTGTTGAAATATACCAATCCAGCGTTTGCAACGCCCATGCCTTGGCTATGATCAACCAGCTTAAACATCCCACGAGCATAGAAAAGCAGCAATCTTGCAATACCTGAATGGCCGTGTAACTCGCCAATGGCCTTTGGGAAAATAGGGCGGCCCAAATCCCGTTCTTGGATTAGCCGCTGAGTCTCAGTAAATCGGCAGGTGTAGCTAGCAGTCCCGTCAGCAAATTGAACACCGTGAATCATACCATCACCGTCGAAAAAGTGATGGCCGGCGAGTGGCTCAAACAGAGGATTGGCACCGTTTCTGACGTACATGCCTTGAATGGAATCCGGTATTTTCCCGGTAACCGGAATCCGGTGTTTAACCGGCTGTTCAGGCACCGGAGAGAAGTTCCCGGCGATCTGGACTACAGGGTCTGCTGTTTTAGGGAAAGGATGTTCCAGCTCACGTGCAGTCAGCGCGCTCTCCACAGCATCCAAAGCCGTTGCCGCAGCTTTCTGAATGAAGTTCCACTTCGGCTTCGATGGAAACGAAGACGAAATCGCTTTTCTGATATTGGTTTCTTGGGTTGTGAAGGTGGGTATCGAAGGTGTTtgatattttgttgtttttgtgtaCTCCTTCGGAAAGAGGAGTTCTGGAACTTGGAGCGAGCATTTTATGTTGGTGCTGCTTTGTTTAGGTAGGAATCCATTGGGCTGACTGAATGATACCCACTTTGTACAAGAGCCCATATCACTTATGAGTGGAGTAGGCAATTTGGGCTTGACCCAAGAACTTGTAGCTGCAGTACTTGAAGTGGCCATACCCTCCTCCCTATTTTGGCACTGAAGAAGTGGCTGAGAAGGAAATTTGTAAGCGTTTTTAGTGCGTGTTTCGGTGTTCTTGGGTTTTGGAATAAGGCAAAGCAGAGAGAAGGAAGAATGGAaagtgagagagagagagagtgtgtgtgtgtgtgagtgtgagtTTGTGGTGAGAGAGGAAGTGAGCTATATAGAGCCGAAGTGGGGGATGGAGGTCCTATTGTAACATGCAAGAGAAGCCCACGTGTAAGTTATGTGAAAAGCCAACTCCGTTGGGTCGTTAATAAATGAACACCCGCAAATCTCTTCCCGATTTACTTATTCTTCACTATTTCCTCATTgtctattaatttttattttgttggaaCTTAAAATTGTGGGGAACTGAGATTAAGGTTGTTAGCTTAATTGTTGgaccaaaaaattaatttgatactAGAAAAAAACATAGGTTCGTGGAAGAGTCTCTTCTCCAATATGAAGTGGGGTAGATGAG from the Primulina huaijiensis isolate GDHJ02 unplaced genomic scaffold, ASM1229523v2 scaffold25037, whole genome shotgun sequence genome contains:
- the LOC140967446 gene encoding 9-cis-epoxycarotenoid dioxygenase NCED1, chloroplastic-like; translation: MATSSTAATSSWVKPKLPTPLISDMGSCTKWVSFSQPNGFLPKQSSTNIKCSLQVPELLFPKEYTKTTKYQTPSIPTFTTQETNIRKAISSSFPSKPKWNFIQKAAATALDAVESALTARELEHPFPKTADPVVQIAGNFSPVPEQPVKHRIPVTGKIPDSIQGMYVRNGANPLFEPLAGHHFFDGDGMIHGVQFADGTASYTCRFTETQRLIQERDLGRPIFPKAIGELHGHSGIARLLLFYARGMFKLVDHSQGMGVANAGLVYFNNRLLAMSEDDLPYHVHVTSDGDLKTVERYDFDGQLKSTMIAHPKLDPVSGEMFGLSYDVIQKPYLKYFRFSKDGEKSEDVEIPVSGPTMMHDFAITENFVIVPDQQVVFKMSEMIRGGSPVVYDKDKVSRFGVLDKYAKDSSKMKWVEVPDCFCFHLWNAWEEPETDEIVIIGSCMTPADSIFNECDEKLQSVLSEIRLNLKTGQSTRRPIMSEEDQVNLEAGMVNRNKLGRKTRYAYLAIAEPWPKVSGFAKVDFFTGEVKKFIYGDEKFGGEPLFLPTDPNSEAEDDGYILAFVHDEKAGRSKLQIINAMTLKLEASVKLPSRVPYGFHGTFINAKDLANQA